A single window of Chitinispirillum alkaliphilum DNA harbors:
- a CDS encoding chromosome segregation protein SMC: MILRKLSIFGFKSFADKTDLRFGSGMTAVIGPNGCGKSNVVDAIRWVFGEQKASMLRSSSMQDVIFSGTQRRQPLNMAEVTLTVENNKGILPVEYNEVSITRRIYRSGESEYRLNKVPCRLRDIHNLFLDTGVGSAAYTTIENSMINAILSDKADERRVLFEEAAGIGKYKQRRKESARQLERTRQDLLRINDKVQEADRQVRMLARHVEKARRYKSYYDNLKSLEVGFENSRYTALAQAMKQRKAFLAEKESLRETLKARIAAGESRIEKMKLAALEKENELGLATRNVSECDEKIINLDRFISVNEERMNNLHKNIAIYEQDAQSLDTQIEEAIKLRTQIEKGIVERESQLQKSKERVDGANDELAAFDKNLSSRRELADQLGRDQIEMINIQGETRNKLSAAKSNLSNSLERKDRDEREVMNLENRLEEYQESIEVCKRQLAEVDETNRNHLQAREVLAGRIEKEDERYRALVESEKHLEAQIASCKSQLKFLAGLDASFEGYESGVKAILNHKPAGLRGIVADLIKIEDEKVVSLVEKVLGNRIQTIVFDTDAQLEAAVEYLGKEKVGSACMISLERLGSLEKNSPVENDEGLVKVASFVKTEEDCSVLADYLFGSMFISPDYPTALQFTKNCKTNGVAVTEQGVICSFDGTVVAGDAKEENAGILQRKQQIEKLSEDVVVFEKDYGKVLTDKDVCVINRDEAKMALVEVDELINRGHRKQQEQQTNISHYENEIQNIVSRIDVLQPELTDLKRKIVELEEIISNGEAEEATFQNRRESLEEQVNEARSALRLMEEERRTLVEHLKNIELEVHGLNNRLAQDKRDIERLTRDNKLFGERKAAKNEEKVRAQREIEDLQNRLVSEKQELEKHKEKRKELEQIKDSVRESYNCSLNEIEQSRKELREDQTEVERISNLVHDSEIKQTRDEQEQRRIREKIWEAYEIDLESPPEDMPVIEEEDSNVVKNISMLKERIKHVGQVNMAALEDYETESQRLKELTEQRDDLQTAVDDLEKAIKKLDKEARTQFLETFELVQKYFTEMFTTLFEGGEANIQLEENVDPLEAAININVRPAGKKMRGVQLLSGGERALTAISLLFALYLVKPSAYCILDELDAPLDDANIGRFVKVLRKFAEKTQFIVITHNKRTMEAADLLYGVTQQESGISTIVSVKFDEAELQAA, encoded by the coding sequence ATGATTCTCAGGAAGTTATCAATTTTCGGATTCAAATCTTTTGCCGACAAGACTGACTTACGTTTTGGCTCTGGTATGACAGCGGTAATTGGGCCTAATGGCTGCGGAAAGAGTAATGTGGTTGATGCTATAAGGTGGGTTTTCGGTGAACAGAAAGCCTCGATGCTGAGAAGTTCAAGTATGCAGGATGTGATTTTCTCCGGAACACAGCGCCGCCAGCCCCTCAATATGGCTGAAGTGACCCTGACAGTAGAAAACAACAAAGGTATATTACCGGTTGAATACAATGAGGTTTCGATCACCAGAAGAATCTACAGAAGCGGAGAAAGTGAATACCGCCTTAATAAGGTTCCCTGCAGGTTGCGCGATATTCATAATCTTTTTCTTGATACCGGAGTCGGAAGTGCTGCCTATACTACTATAGAAAATTCTATGATCAATGCGATTCTTTCCGATAAAGCTGATGAGCGCAGGGTTTTGTTTGAAGAAGCCGCAGGAATCGGTAAGTACAAGCAGCGCAGAAAAGAGAGTGCTCGCCAGCTTGAGAGAACCCGTCAGGATCTTTTGCGTATAAATGATAAGGTGCAGGAAGCTGACCGACAGGTTCGTATGCTCGCCCGTCATGTCGAAAAGGCCAGACGCTATAAAAGTTATTATGATAATCTCAAATCACTTGAAGTTGGTTTCGAAAACAGCCGCTACACTGCGCTGGCCCAGGCAATGAAACAGAGAAAGGCTTTCCTTGCAGAGAAAGAGTCACTAAGGGAGACTTTAAAGGCCCGTATAGCAGCAGGGGAGTCACGTATTGAGAAAATGAAGCTCGCTGCACTCGAGAAGGAAAACGAGCTTGGGCTTGCAACCAGAAATGTCAGTGAATGTGATGAGAAAATCATTAATCTTGACAGGTTTATTTCTGTGAATGAAGAGCGGATGAATAATCTTCACAAAAACATCGCAATATATGAGCAGGATGCCCAGTCCCTCGATACTCAGATCGAAGAAGCCATTAAGCTTAGAACACAGATTGAAAAGGGTATTGTTGAAAGGGAATCACAGCTTCAGAAAAGCAAAGAGCGGGTTGATGGAGCCAATGACGAGCTTGCTGCATTTGATAAAAACCTCTCCTCCAGGCGGGAGCTGGCGGATCAGCTTGGACGGGATCAGATTGAAATGATCAATATCCAGGGTGAGACAAGAAATAAACTCAGTGCTGCAAAGTCCAATCTCAGTAATTCCCTGGAGAGAAAGGACCGTGATGAGCGGGAAGTAATGAATCTGGAAAACCGGCTCGAAGAGTATCAGGAGTCGATCGAGGTTTGTAAAAGACAGCTCGCAGAGGTGGATGAGACCAACCGTAATCATCTCCAGGCAAGAGAGGTGCTTGCGGGGCGGATCGAAAAAGAGGATGAACGGTACAGGGCGCTGGTGGAGAGTGAAAAGCACCTCGAGGCCCAGATCGCTTCCTGCAAATCTCAGCTTAAGTTTCTTGCTGGTCTGGATGCCTCCTTTGAAGGTTATGAAAGTGGAGTGAAGGCCATTCTTAATCATAAGCCTGCGGGATTAAGGGGAATTGTTGCCGATCTGATAAAAATTGAGGATGAAAAGGTTGTCTCACTGGTTGAAAAAGTGCTTGGCAACAGAATTCAGACCATCGTTTTTGACACCGATGCTCAGCTTGAAGCGGCGGTAGAGTATCTTGGAAAAGAGAAGGTTGGTTCTGCATGTATGATTTCACTTGAGAGACTTGGATCACTTGAGAAAAACTCTCCGGTTGAGAATGATGAAGGGCTGGTCAAAGTCGCTTCGTTTGTTAAAACGGAAGAAGACTGTTCGGTTTTGGCTGATTATCTGTTCGGAAGTATGTTTATTTCCCCCGATTATCCTACTGCCCTTCAATTCACCAAAAATTGTAAAACCAATGGTGTGGCGGTAACTGAGCAGGGAGTGATATGCAGTTTTGACGGAACTGTGGTGGCTGGGGATGCTAAAGAGGAGAATGCCGGCATTCTTCAGAGAAAACAGCAAATCGAGAAACTCTCCGAAGATGTTGTGGTATTTGAGAAAGATTATGGGAAGGTGCTTACTGACAAGGATGTGTGTGTAATAAACAGAGATGAAGCGAAAATGGCTTTGGTTGAGGTTGATGAGTTGATAAACCGGGGACATCGCAAACAACAGGAACAGCAGACAAATATTTCACACTATGAAAACGAAATACAGAATATTGTTTCACGAATTGATGTACTGCAGCCGGAGCTGACCGATCTAAAGAGAAAAATTGTGGAGCTTGAAGAGATTATCTCCAACGGTGAGGCGGAAGAGGCTACATTCCAAAACCGTCGTGAATCTCTTGAGGAGCAGGTTAATGAAGCACGGAGCGCTTTGCGTCTTATGGAAGAGGAACGCCGCACTCTTGTTGAACATCTCAAAAACATCGAGCTTGAGGTCCATGGGTTGAACAACCGCTTAGCTCAGGATAAAAGGGATATCGAACGGCTTACAAGGGATAACAAGCTCTTTGGTGAGCGCAAGGCCGCGAAAAATGAAGAGAAAGTCAGGGCCCAAAGAGAAATCGAGGACCTTCAGAACAGACTTGTATCTGAAAAGCAGGAACTTGAAAAACATAAGGAGAAGCGAAAGGAGCTCGAACAGATTAAAGATTCAGTTCGCGAGTCCTATAACTGCAGCCTTAACGAAATTGAGCAGTCACGCAAAGAACTGAGGGAAGACCAGACTGAGGTGGAGAGGATTTCAAACCTGGTACATGACAGTGAGATCAAGCAGACCCGTGATGAACAGGAACAGCGAAGGATCAGGGAGAAAATCTGGGAGGCCTACGAAATTGATCTGGAAAGTCCACCTGAAGATATGCCGGTAATTGAGGAGGAAGACAGTAATGTCGTGAAAAATATTTCTATGCTTAAGGAGAGAATAAAACATGTGGGTCAGGTAAATATGGCTGCTCTGGAGGACTATGAAACCGAGAGTCAGCGTCTCAAAGAACTAACTGAACAGAGAGATGATCTGCAGACTGCTGTGGATGATCTTGAAAAGGCGATCAAAAAACTTGATAAGGAAGCGAGAACTCAGTTCCTTGAAACATTTGAACTGGTTCAGAAATATTTTACCGAAATGTTTACTACTCTGTTTGAAGGTGGAGAAGCAAATATTCAGCTCGAAGAGAACGTGGATCCTCTCGAAGCTGCCATAAATATCAATGTGCGTCCTGCAGGGAAAAAGATGAGAGGTGTACAGCTTCTCTCCGGGGGAGAACGAGCTCTTACCGCTATCTCTCTTTTGTTCGCTCTCTATCTTGTGAAACCATCTGCATATTGTATTCTCGATGAGCTGGATGCTCCTCTCGATGATGCAAATATCGGCAGGTTTGTAAAGGTTTTGAGAAAATTTGCAGAAAAAACACAGTTCATTGTGATTACTCACAATAAGAGAACTATGGAAGCTGCAGACTTGCTCTATGGTGTCACTCAGCAGGAATCTGGTATTTCAACTATCGTTTCTGTTAAGTTTGATGAGGCGGAACTGCAGGCTGCCTGA